The Macrobrachium rosenbergii isolate ZJJX-2024 chromosome 12, ASM4041242v1, whole genome shotgun sequence region ATTTGCATCAGCTAGGCTACTATGCAAACCAGCAAAGTCAGAATTTTTCTACAATTTAGAATTGTGTCTGAAAATTTTTGTCACATTATAACAGAGTTTGATAAAGAGTTGATTAGGAGGTATTTTTTACAGTTGTCCAGAATTGTAATTAGATTACTGAGTATCTGAAAGCTTGTCATTAATGTAGTAACATAACTAAGATTGTCTGATAAAATTACTATAGTTCAGCTGTGGATGAGCTCTAATTATGAAAACCTGAACCTCCCAAAAATGAAACTCTAGTTAAGGTTAGTTGTGGGTGTATCCTTGTTACATGGAATTTGCCTTTCTCTTGAAGGGTTAATGGAAGTCCAGTGGTTgatgttgtttatgattaagctggtGTAAtaccagcatgggctcttgcttaTAGAGCAGCCCATAAACCAGTGGTTGGAAAGACCCAAGGTCATGTTGGGTGATGTGTCCAAGATGAGAATAGGTTAGGATGCATACCTCATAAGTGCCATTTCTGTAATATAGGTAGAGTactgtgaattttttctttatctaataaACACAGGTGTTAAGCAAATACTGAATATGTGTTCTGCTTATCTTGTGTTCTGAGTTCATATGACCTCTGTTCTTGgtgcttatttcatttttcccccACTCAAAAATCTTGGTTCCCCTTTATGGTCCCCCATAAttgtaagtaaaatataaaacaggtggttttgtacatgcaacttacccgtcagatatatacttagctatagtctccgacgccccgacagaaattcaaatttcaagcacacgcgacaggtaggtcaggtgatctaccattcccgccgctgggtggcggaataggaaccattcctgttttctaatcagattttctctgtagctggttccggcaacatctgttgttggttcctcctgcttggattttcatttttcgctcgctaaggatttattttggactgacctttggtgacgtatttgatctttggcttggcatacgcttttgtggattgtttttgattttggtttggatcctgactgccttcagactatcgaaggatgggttagagcgaagggtttttcgcgcaaggctgcaaaggctatcaccagagccagaagatcttctaccttgcgcctctaccagtcgaagtgggaggtttttagaagatggtgcagagcccagaaagtgtcctcttccagtacctctatAACGGACATTGcagatttccttatttacttaaGGAACAATGTAATCTGGCAGTCTCCACCATTAAGGGATGCAGAAGTATGCTTTCTTCTGTCTTTCGACATAGAGATCTGAACATCTCTGAAAATAAGGACCTTCATGACCTTATTAGATCGTTCGAGACGTCTAAAAACAagtccctagacctcccagctggaatttgacGTGGTTCTGAAATTCCTGATGTCCAAAAAATTTGAGCCTCCTCGTTCAGCTTCGTTCAGAGATCTGACTAGAAATCTTTGTTCCTTTTTGCTCTTGCTACGGCGAAGAGATTAAGCGAACTGCAGGCCTTGGAAGGTACAGTTGGTTTTAAAAAGGACTCTGCGATCTGCTCCTTTAATCCTATCTTCCTAgcgaagaatgagaacccttccaagccatggcctaggagttttgaagTCAAAGGACTTTCAACTATAACAGGACAAGAGTTAGAGAGCACTCTCTGTCCAGTGAGAAGCCTTAAATTCTAtctagatagaaagaaagagctcGGAGGCAACAcggaaagtctttggtgctcagtAAAGGATCCTACAAGAACTATTTCTAAGAACGCCCAGGCTTTCTTTATCAGAGATGTCATCAAAGAGGCGCATCTTTCTTGCAAGGACGAGCACTTCAAGCTCCTGAGAGTGAACGCACATGaagtgagagccatagctacttctctggccTTTCACAAGTCTTggtctctccagtctattgtggactccacctactggagatgtaattCGGTGttcgcttctcattatttgagagatgtatGTGTGACTTATGAGAAATGCCTCTCTCTCGGAGCCTACGTATCcacggattcggtgctgggtcaaggagcggAATCTAATCCTTTTTAGTCTAGCTTTGTTGGTTGTTCTTTTAATGcgtggtgtgtgttttttatggtcgGTTGGAAGAGAGTGTTAGGTAAGCCTCCCTTTCATctcgtatcactaacaaggttaggcttggtcaggtggtcgggattggttgctTAGCTCCTTGTAGGTTTTTGTTtatacctagctctgtcatgtaagagggatagcccccattgatatgattcaggtagagggctctgtcatgtaagtgggttaatccccattgacacgatccataacaggctctgtcatgtaagtgggtcttcccccattgacacgatccagaagggctgtcagtcataggtcacttcctcgctgaagctcttgaggcaagcagactcatagacagtatccatgaagtcttctgcccaatcaggtaagaaccatggtttttgtatatcctacaacatatgttgtcttcccgttttttagttattagctgtctcttgccctcctccaagggtgccaatcagctaagtatatatctgacgggtaagttgcatgtacaaaaatgatatttttatgataaaataaagttttgtacatacttacccggcagatatatacgatttatggccctcccagcctcccctcaggagacaggtggaagagaaaatctgattagaaaacgggaatggttcctattcccgccacccagcggcgggaatggtagatcacctgacctacctgtcgcgtgtgccagtgtgaaatttgaatttctgtcgggaacgccggagactatagctaagtatatatctgcaataagtatgtacaaaactttattttatcataaaatatcatttttcatgcAAATAATTGTCATAACACACAAACTTcaaggtaaaaaattataaaaaatgtatgctTCAAGTTCTTGGTGAAAAATCAGTTTGTCATAGAGAAGGTTAGGTAGGTTGGGAGTGTTTCAGGAAAGGTTATGTTATGCTAGGTTCATCCATGGCAATTTTTGTCAAATTGTTTCATTTGTTTCTAGTATTTACCATCAGTCTTGGTGTACACCACTTGTTTTTGTTGCCTTCCCATACAGTTTAAGGGGAACCACATCGGAAAACTGGGGAAATTGTATgctataaaatgaaaaggagtgGTTTGTGTTGTAATGTTTagtggttgtttttattttagaacaatCGTTCacagattgttcccttgttgtgggtgttgtctccttacccggtggtgtttgtttttttagtgTGTATGAAGTTGGCGTCTGTCACCTTCGTGTTGACAGCGGCAGTtgggtttggtatggcagcgagtcaggttctcaGCAGCATAGTAGAAAGGACTCCTTAGTTTTGCAGCAGGTATCATTTTACCTGTCggctgtggtagcagaggatggttaGATGACTAAAGCGTAGTCATCTGTGGGATTgattcctgtttgacagcagattTGCTGTCTCGAAGTTCCTGCCATGATCATCTGtatgttggatgtgttcctgtttgcagtcactggttGCTTTGATGATTTCACGGAGTTCGTTTGAGTATTTTCATCCTCTTCaagctgggtctgtctcgacaTCTCTAcggagatagttttttttttttttcgtgctgccCTGAgttagtgtattttattttatgctgcgtgttgattattattatttatgctgctttatttgttttaccgCTTTGGtatgttatttatgctgcttgattattgttaattatgttgtaTGCTGTGCTTTCATATtgttgtttatgctgcctgttttttttatttctgatgtaactgtttggttatttgtgatgtagctaaagtgtttgtTGTCAACAATAAAGTGTTGACTTGAGGTAATGTAATGATTACTgtgtttgttcattgttattgatggttttcgtaaagtaactcagttttagctacatttgttttttattcttttgactgaCTCCGTTTATTAATTAATTGATCATAAGTAATGTTTATGTGGTTTGTTTAGTGACTGactctgtttattaattaattgatCGTAAGTAATGTTTATGTGGTTTGTGTAGTGCCAAACCTCGACtcatttgtacataatgtatataacttataataaattagttttaaggtgcttcAGTGGTTTTGTTACTGTCTTTCTTCCGTGATTTGTCACAactgctgccagtcagtccagtctcattcctttgttttgatttttggaaCCTGCGGAACCATGGCTGGTTCATTACATGTGTTAACAACCATGGTAAAATACCCAAAACACAGGAGATTAGGGCAAAGAAATGTTTGACTCACCTGCAAGATTTCATTGgtataaaagaagtaaatttaaCAAGACAGCAAAATGCCAATCAAAATTCACGCAATCTATTATACATTTAATATGTCTCCCCAAGACCCACCTAACCTTGCCTTGGATTTTGTTTCCTGGCTAATATATCCTAAcatattcttttgaattttacCTGGGACAGTGTCTTATTATGATCCCTCTACTGGGTTAATTTCAGCACATAGCACCATAGCTCATTACTGTGGTAAGGAGTGATTTACATCCCTCAGACCACACCCCCAAAacatattcagatttttttatgtcTAAGGTTTGGGAAGTAAAAGACTTGAGTTTCTCCCATACACAGCAGTACCAAGTGGTTCTGGCTAGATCAGTTTCTGTGATGGTGTTCACACATCGCCATTTCTCATGCAGTAGAACCCTTCAGGTATAGGCCTGTAAGAACAGGGTTTGGTTTTGATGCATGAAACTAAGATTACTGTGAAGCTGTCATTTAGTAGAATCTTTTAGGAtgacttttaaatgttttatttgtaaattattcaCATACTCTAttttcattaccttctgttatgtTGGTTATCAGTCTAAATTAGCCccatatattttgaatttgtactgtatacagtagcaTACATGAAAACTGCTttacacagtactgtacttaaaaataCTAATATTGTACAGTTTACTGTCTTATATGAGTGATGTTTATTGTAAGCAGAAGCCTTTTCCATTCTAAGCAGAAAGATTTTGTTACATTCCATTAATGGACACTTGAGCCCCCATAGAGCCAGTTTTCTTTAGTTAAGGCTGCATTTGGCGACTTTCAAGGCTATGTCTGTTTTCTTGTATATCCATGAAATGATTATCCCCTTCAGGTTTCTGTAGCATTGCGTTAGACCTCTGTTCAGATCTCAAATGGGACAAGATGGATGTGGTAAATGAGTGTATATCTGTCAttcattattctttaaatattcaccATGAGAACCCATAGCTAAGCTCAGGAGCCTTAGTATACATAATTTGGCATTCATCAGAGAACTTCAGGCAATTGTTCTGTAGTTATCTCCATCCTAGGTAATGATATAATTGTGAAGAAGTTCTTGTactttatgtaaaaacaaaatttttatgctATAACAGCCTTCATACAGAAATTAATCAGTGCTGTACATGAGGAGATCCATTTACTATCTGCATCAGTTGTTATAAGGAACCCCTTGATGCTCCTTGTGCAGAGGGAGTTGAAGAACATATTTGTTCGCAGTAGGTATCTTGTCGCTCTACAACCACTCAAGTTAAGCAGTTGTCACTTGAATGACCTCTGACAGGGAATTTTGGAATTCTGGAAATGATTTAACCACTTGGGCGTTTTAAAGTAAAGCATGAATTGTTTGTATCTGTGAAACATAAATCATTTTTACATGTCTGTACTTTTTACTTTGTAGCTTGTTTATGTGTCTTAAGGGTGAGTTTGCTTTATAATTGTGTTAAATATTATCTGATTTCAGAGCATTCCAGCCATGAGGAATGATCATCCTATTCCTCATTTTAAGGATACGGAGATTGTTGAAGACTCATCCCTGTGTCTTCAACTTGGAAATACAGTAAATCTGTGTTAGATATGCCTAGaggaagaaaatataagtttCCTGAGAATATGCTGCCatacaacaaacaagaaaaatgagtTATTATGAACTACTGTAGAATATATCTAAAGTCATTAAGTGATGTaggtatactgtatttttttttttttttgtagcttgtATCTGGAACTGATATATACAATCGaaacgtttttatattttatatgtgagGAATGCAAAGTTTGCATttgtaatgagaaaaataatttggGTTTATGTGTTTTAATAACTCTGTCTGTATGAGTGTAGCAAGTGGGTGATTTTTAATCATCTTTCTAATGTGTTTTGTTATAGTGTTATGTTTTTCCGCTGTTTCAAGTTTTAACATTAATGTTATAGTGTGTTTATTTCTTGTTCATATTCATGTTAAGTTTTGAAGTAAATCATTTTCCTAATAGTAGATGTAAGTACTGCACATTTCATAAGCATTGTAagtttaaatgaatgatttacatAATGGTAAATGTAAATAGTATtatacattgtatttatttgaAGAATGGTACGTAgtaggaaaaaatgcaaaaaatggtaAAGATGGATTCATTTTAAAGTGGTAAAAGAGGTTGAAGCCAGCCTGTTCCTTCAACGAAGaattaaatgattaaagaaaGGCCATTTATGTTATTTGAATGAGAGGTCTTTGCCAAGTTCCATGGTACTGAATTGGATATGAAGTTCAGTGGTTAGTGTTGTAACTTCTTTAACCTGAAAATTTCATAGAATGTTGAATTATCTATGGACAAAAGCACTAAAATGGAGTCTGAATTGTCTTCTAAACTTCCTGTGAAAAGTGAAGTTGAAGAGGTATCATTCTCTCAGATTAAACTTGAAAAAGACTGGGATGGATGTCATAATGATCAAATAAGTGATAGCTCTCTGCCTCTAGACCCACCAATGACAGTAAAGGTAGAACCAGGACCATCAGAGTCCAGCGAAAATGATGAAACATGCTCCAGTGATGTTGATCTATTAGAGAATGAAGAAGATCCTCTAAACTGTGGAGAAGAATCTAGATGTAAAGTCAATGGGGAAAGAGATGTAGATGGGCAGATTGTTTCCGCAGAAAGACTCGCCAAACAGTTTCGTCGAAAAAAGTATCTTAAAAGTGCtcacaaggaagaagaaagatttGCCTGTGATGTAtgtggaaaatatttcttttataaatgcaGGCTCACAGAGCATATGAAAGTTCATACAAGAGCGAAGCCCTTTGTATGCAGTGTGTGTGGAAGAGCATTTTCTCAAAAGGAGTCTCTCATGGAACACATGAGAAGCcacacaggagagaaaccatatacttgctgtCATTGTGGCAGCACTTTTGCTCGTAAACGTCTTTACATACACCACAAGAGAATTCACTCGAGAGATACGCTGTTCACTTGCAACGTTTGTGGGAGAGAATTTCCCGAGGATCGTCGCCTCATACGGCACATGAGAATTCATACGGGGGAGAAGCCCTTTACGTGTAGTGAATGTGGAAGGAAATTTGCTCTGCAACATACACTGAAGGATCACATGAAAACCCACACCGGAGAAAGGCCTTACACGTGTGCCATTTGTGGGAGATCTTTTGCTCAGAAAAGTaatatgaattctcatatgagaACACACACGGGCAAAAAGCCATTCCCTTGCACTTTATGTGGAGAAACCTTTTGGAAGAGACAAGCTGTTGAAAAACATTTGAATAAGATTCATGGAAATTCTTATAGCACAGAAGTCAGATAACCTGTTTGTGTACACCGAATGTGGAcgagttttgtgtaaaaaaaagtcTCAACTTAATTACTTCCAACGagtaggctatttttttttttgtttttatgttgctTAGCAGTACAGTATTACACAAAAACTTATGTCTTGACTTATGTGACAAGTTTACTTATGGTGGGCCATTTTACTGCCAGTAAGTGATTAGATTTGGGAGAGAACACAAAGCCTTGTATTTATGTAGGAGTATCTTTTGGAGGCAATGGTTGGTTCAGTTACTGAAACTTGATAACAATGTTGCTAAATATCAGGAAGTAGGTGAGAGCGGGGGAACTGCCTGTTCACTTGAAAGTCAGCCCCTCTTCTCTTTCAGTCATCATTGAATCAATACATCTCCACTACTGTTGTTGTGAAAATCGCCATGGTTGTGAAGCATATCATAACATGATTTTCTGTTATGAAAAGTGGTAGCTCAGTGGGTCAGGGTTACTAGAACAACAAATATGTACTTTGTACAGCATTCTTCTTACTTTGATAACCTGCTTTCTTCTTACAGTTTAAGTTTCTTGCTTGGATAACCTGCTTGCTTCTTACAATTTAAGTTTCTTGATTTGATTACctgctttcttcttttattaatggtTCATACCAGATACTAAATTTTGTCTTTATGAGAAGTATTAGGTTTATATACTGGGGAAACATTTTCCATTATAATGAGAGATTTCCATACAATCTTCCTTACAAGGATGGATTGTTCATGTGAACTCCAGTTGATCACTTAAAGTTACAGGCTCAGTCCTTCATGCTGtctctttccttctcattctACAGACGACTGATGAATGGGGGCTTGTTGGGAGTCTTCTCCTCAGGGTTTTCCTTTgggatttctttctttctttaaaaattcaactggaaacccttatggacagggtCAACAGGCAAtaaaacccaagagggctccgaAGGGAAACCATCCtgcagagaaagacaagttacaggaaaaagtgataaataaacaaatatgagggaatagaaaataaaaccaatgctTAAATATTTTGAGATCAAAGTCCCACAACTGCACCagacaaactattccacattttagctgtagccaagATCAAACTCCTAGCAAATTGAacagtattaaacctgatactagcaATAATATACCCAGTTTCACAGTTTCTTTCTCCTATAAAAGAGATGCTAGCCTTTGATTCCTACTCTGTGACTTAAGCAATGGGTAAAGCTAGTCGCAGATGATTACGACCAACCATGTGGCCATCAACTTCTAAAGAACCATCACTGATACTTCCTACTCTACCATACTGGTGCTTGGGACATGTCTTGAGATAAGGAAAGTCTCTGCATTCTTTTTTACAGCACTGGAATGGCCGTACATATTGATCTCCTCCATCTTGCTTGTCCATGTTCCTGCAACAACTACATGATTCCTTTGTGTGGCTTCTTGGTGGTTGCTGTCATTTTTATCAAGTCAGTCTTACGACGAACTATGAATCGTTCTCCCAGAGATCTTTTAGCTTTTTCCAAGAGCCCCTTCTCTTAGATCcatgctttggctatttccctacAGACCTTCACTGTTGCAGCTGAGGGTTGAATAAGAGCCAGCCAAGTGGGAAAAGGAAACAACATGGTTCCCATCTTTCTCTGTTTTCTCTGTGAGTTCGTTCTTTTTATCCATCCTATAGAAGTCTCTCTTCTGGGTGATCCTTCAGGATTTCTCTGGAATGATCTTCCTAAAGTAGAAACACCAGTCTTGTTTTCCTTCGAGACCAAGCTTTGGGGAAAATGGTCAGCTTATTCACAGTTGCTCATACCTGTCCATCCTATTAGACTTCTTATGGAAAGATAACGGGTATCATCCGTTTGGTACTGGAGGGACAGGTCGAGTGCCGAGACTCCTTTAGATTCTCCGGAATCATATTGGATAATGGCCTTGGGCTGTATCCCAACCTGGTTCATATTCTTACCATAGCTTTAGTTGCTTCTCCTGTGTGCTGGCTCACAGGGTTGTGATCAGTACCTTCCTCTGGACAGGTTTCTGTCCTCTGCGGTATCCGGTATGCCATTCACTGTTTGTGCTCATGCTGTGTATGCCTGGGTACTATCTGTTATGTGCATGTGCATGTTCTCTGTGCTCATAGTACATGTGTCCAAAGACAGGTTATGTCCCAGAACCACTGGTATATGTAACAGATTTCACTTTCATGATATTGTATCACAGAATTTGTATCCATGCATAGTACCAATTGGTGGCTGGAACTGTGGCAGCAGATCATGCTGGGGAAGGGAGGCCTTCTTGAGCATGCACTTCACTGAGTGTTTATTTGTCACAAATATGCATAGTCCTCAAATGTCCTAGACTGCAAGGATGTAATCCAATGGCGTTTGTGGTGTACCATTTATAAGAATAGATGTCTATCTGTGACATCTGCGCACTGCTCATGTCTGTCATGGTATGTACCACTAAGAGTGAGATCTTTACGTGTAGTATGTTCAGACACCTTCAGTGTTCATGCTCTGCCTGTCTCCTTGATTTGTATAATTCTTGATACTTGTCTATTAAGCAGGAGTCTGCTGATAAAGGACCAATTAGCTTGCAGCTTAGATATCTTAGCAGCAGAAGTTTTTATTGTGGTTTGGAGTTTGTGACCAGCTCATCCAGTACCTGATGCTGCCCATCCCCATTATCTGTCGAGAGCCTGTTCCAATCTCCAACCTGGCTAATGCTCATTGTCTGATTCAGCAAATAATGTTGTGGATGCAAACAATGCCCATGTCTGGTTTGACTGGAGCTCCATCAAGGGACAGTTTGTACCTGGTGCAGCCTGTGCCCAATCCTGGTCATTCCTGTATAATGTTCTGGATGCTTCTGGAGCCATTTTCAGACAAAATGAGTGCCTGATGCAATCCATACTCAGTACTCCATACCCCAGTGCCTGCCACAGCTCTTTCTGCAGCTAAAACTATTGTTTGGTCCAGCCagtaccattttcatatatgaacatTTCCCATACTGTATTATGGCTAGTGCTCCACCTGATCTGTGTATTTATCATGCTTGTAAGCTTGTCACCAGTCTAGGGCATCAGGTCCATTTTGATGACTGTTTTTGGCAGCAAAGGTGCTGTACTTAGTTACCTGGTCCCTTCCCTGCttggtacctgttcatttgctGATAAGTTACCTGCAGGGAGGTTGCATGTTCTCTTAATGAAAGGCACACattatgaaattttgattttagCCAGCTTTTCTTTCTTGCTCATTACTGTTGTGACTCACAATGGTCTCTAACCCACTCTTGGATCTGTTCTCCAAGCAAGGCTACTTGTACTTTAGGTAACCCAAGGCTGGGAAGATTCCCAGAAGTGATTGAGTGAAAACAAATGATCAAGAAAAAAGTGTTTGTGGCACATTCATTTATGTAGCCTCTCCCCTCCACTGTTTCCTGGTTACAACTAAACTAGAGAAAGGAGATGGCTTGCTACCTGTTCATTTTACACTAAGAAGACTTAAAACAGGCATTCTTCTTTTTCATGCCTCTGTGTAGGAATCCAGTGTAAATCCTGTCTGTGAGAGATGATTGTGCTATTGGAATCTgagctttccttaatttttttatgtaccacTCCTCTTGTACAGAGGAACTTCTTAattttgttcccttttttttggGGTCATAGTGATTCCTGGTTTAGACACATGAGACTTCAGGATTCCTAATAGTGTCATAGGAACCTAATTTGTCTATGATTTGTCTGTTACATTGTTTCTTCagcttttgtttgattttcttaccgtctaatttttcagaaatttctctTTTTGAGAAGCTAGTAGTTGGATCCTCTGAGGAGACAAGACTCCTCTAGGCAGATTTAAGCATTCAGCAATTTGGTTTTCCCCTATCTTTCTCTCCTTGCACAGACCTCTGTGTTTTCATCTGCCTCTCCAAGTTTTATTGTAATTTGATAAGTTCATCATCCTTTTGGGCCAAGTTGGTCTCAGACTTCTACTTTCATTTAGAGAGTATGGTGTCTGTCAGTGGATACTTCTGTTCTTAGTTAACCAAAGTAAGATTTATATCCCTTTGTCAGAAGTCAAGGTCTCCTTTACCCCAGGGGCTTGCTGCTTGCCATCCGATTCTTTGCCTTTCAAACTTCGATTCAGGAAGCCAAGGGGAAGGTGGTTGCAATGTGGAGgaagatgaatgaaaatggtGCTGAGGATGGAGTAGAATGGAGTTCATTCCCTAAGCATAATCCTTCCATAGCAAGTACCCCTTTTCATcaaacttttcctcctccttttgagGAGAAATCTCAACTTACAAACACTTCTTGTTCTCCCTCTGTTGTACAGCATTTCCCATTGTCTTTCAGACACTTTTACATCTCACCTATGGTTCATGATGCTTAGATTATCAAAGAAGTACATTGGATGCCTAGGTCTCTTTCCCTCCTTTTGCAGTCTTCCTAATTATGGATAGCCCAACCCATGTTCCTGCAGATATTGCATACACAGACAAGTTACAGAAGTGAGGACCTGTTTTAAGACAGGTCTGATGATGTGTTCTTTCCATCCCCTCTTGGTCAAGGGGGCTTCGGCCACATAGAGTGCTATCATTCATCTGTGGATACTGTACTGATGTTACTGCgtaccattttttatttcctgtccTTTATACTAGAAAAACAGGACTCCCCTTTACTTTTCTTAGAGTATGATTTGACATTGTGAACTAAATGCTGGCACAGGGCCCTATTAGCCTCTTACATCAGATGCCAGGCCATAGAAGGTTTCATGAGTCAGCTTCCTGTGCCCATGCACATGACCATGAATCTAGCAATTTCAGATGTGTGTTCAGATTGTCCCTTTCTTTTGCTCTTAGTATACTGTTCAGAACATAGTAGAGGTTGGCAACTTCACATTCTTCAGACTTTGGAACAGTATTAATCAGTTCTTGCAACAAAATGTCTCATATAAGGAGTGAGTCTCCttaataattatca contains the following coding sequences:
- the LOC136843871 gene encoding gastrula zinc finger protein XlCGF8.2DB-like — protein: MDKSTKMESELSSKLPVKSEVEEVSFSQIKLEKDWDGCHNDQISDSSLPLDPPMTVKVEPGPSESSENDETCSSDVDLLENEEDPLNCGEESRCKVNGERDVDGQIVSAERLAKQFRRKKYLKSAHKEEERFACDVCGKYFFYKCRLTEHMKVHTRAKPFVCSVCGRAFSQKESLMEHMRSHTGEKPYTCCHCGSTFARKRLYIHHKRIHSRDTLFTCNVCGREFPEDRRLIRHMRIHTGEKPFTCSECGRKFALQHTLKDHMKTHTGERPYTCAICGRSFAQKSNMNSHMRTHTGKKPFPCTLCGETFWKRQAVEKHLNKIHGNSYSTEVR